In the Paenibacillus sp. FSL R7-0337 genome, GCATCAAACTGGAAAAGATAGTGGACATGCTGACTGTCTTTTATACGGAGGGTAATCATGAATCTTAGTTTAGAAGTTGAAGGGTTGACCAAATCCTATGCTGATTCCAGGTTCAGACTGGATGATGTAACGTTCTCTATTCCCAGCGGAACCATCATGGGGTTCGTGGGGGAGAATGGGGCAGGCAAGACGACAACAATCAAGTCCATTCTGAACACGGTTCAGATTGACAGCGGAACGATCCGGCTGCTGGGCCGGGAGATGAAGGATACAGACACGGTCTTGCGCGAAGATATCGGAGTGGTGCTGGATTCGGCTAATTTCCCGGCGGTACTGACCCCGGCTAAGCTGGCTAAGGTCATGCGCGGCGTCTATAAGCAGTGGGACCAGGAGGTGTATGCCAAGCTTACAGGGAAGTTCAGCCTGCCCATGAACCAGAAGATCAGCGGGTTCTCACGGGGCATGACGATGAAGCTGGCGATTGCTGCCGCCTTGTCGCACCATCCCAAGCTGCTGATTCTAGATGAGGCCACTTCAGGGCTGGACCCGGTGACCAGAGAGGAGATTCTGGAGGTGTTCCTGGAATTCGTAGAGGATGAGCGTCACGCTATACTGATGTCCTCCCATATCACAAGCGATCTGGAGAAAATTGCTGATTATATCACCTTCATCCATCAGGGGCAGATCATTCTGACAGCGATGAAGGATGAGCTGATCTATGACTATGGTGTTGCCCGCTGCACAAGAGAACAGTTCAAGCGGATTGCGGAAGGAGATCGGCTGACTTATAGAGTAAGGGAGCATCAGATTGATGTGCTGGTCGAGGATAAACAAGGCTTTGGACAGAAGTACAGCGGCGTTACGGTGGATCAGGTATCCATTGATGAGATTCTGCTGCTGCTCGTAAAGGGGGAGAAATAATATGCGCGGGCTGCTGTTAAATAATTATTACTCACTGCAAAATAACATCAAATCCTCCCTCGGCATTGCGCTGCTTCTGTCGCTGGTTTCCTTTGCCGGGGTGGATCACAGCGTACTGAATGCAGTCATCGCGGCACAGATTTGGATTTTTGTGTTGAGCATCGGGGCCTCCCTGCAGCTGGATGAGGCTTCTAAATGGAACCGGTTTGAACTCACCATGCCGATCAGAAGGAGAACGGTCATCCATGCGAAGTATTTGTCCTTCCTGATGTTAATCCTCATGGGCACCGCTGTAAGTCTGGTTACTCTGGCATTAACCTATGTAAGCAAGGGAGACATAGCACATTTGAACCTGTCCACCGGGTATACCTTCGGTTTATCTTTATCTATCTCCACCCTGGCGATCTACTATCCGGTCATTCTTAAATTCGGTGTGGAAAAAAGCGAGCAGATGGTGATGATATCGGCAGGGCTATCGGTGGGCCTTCGTCTCCTGGTGTGGATGCTGCTGAACCTGTATATGGACGATGTGAACTATAATGGTCCTGAGACCGGGTATACCACCCTGATCCTTGCTGTTCTCCTGTTCGCGGTGTCCTATCTGATTGCCGTGCGGATTCATCGGAATAAAGAATTCTGATGATCGCCGGAACCCGATTGCGGTTGGGGGACTCTTAGCCTTCCCGCCTCTGCATAATTCCCTTATAGACTTCGATGGCGTAGGCCCGGGACCGCTTCAGATCGACAATAGCATCTTCACCGGGGAGGTGAATGTCTTTGTCAGACCAGTC is a window encoding:
- a CDS encoding ABC transporter ATP-binding protein, translating into MNLSLEVEGLTKSYADSRFRLDDVTFSIPSGTIMGFVGENGAGKTTTIKSILNTVQIDSGTIRLLGREMKDTDTVLREDIGVVLDSANFPAVLTPAKLAKVMRGVYKQWDQEVYAKLTGKFSLPMNQKISGFSRGMTMKLAIAAALSHHPKLLILDEATSGLDPVTREEILEVFLEFVEDERHAILMSSHITSDLEKIADYITFIHQGQIILTAMKDELIYDYGVARCTREQFKRIAEGDRLTYRVREHQIDVLVEDKQGFGQKYSGVTVDQVSIDEILLLLVKGEK
- a CDS encoding ABC-2 transporter permease is translated as MRGLLLNNYYSLQNNIKSSLGIALLLSLVSFAGVDHSVLNAVIAAQIWIFVLSIGASLQLDEASKWNRFELTMPIRRRTVIHAKYLSFLMLILMGTAVSLVTLALTYVSKGDIAHLNLSTGYTFGLSLSISTLAIYYPVILKFGVEKSEQMVMISAGLSVGLRLLVWMLLNLYMDDVNYNGPETGYTTLILAVLLFAVSYLIAVRIHRNKEF